The Polyodon spathula isolate WHYD16114869_AA unplaced genomic scaffold, ASM1765450v1 scaffolds_1313, whole genome shotgun sequence DNA segment TGTCTTGAGTAAAGGACTCCCCTCTGTGTCTGCTTTGAGTCGGTCGTGACTATAAGTAAAACGGGACAGGGGTCGAAACGTCAAGGACTGAGTTAGGATTCAGTTCGCTAAAAGACAATGTTTGAGAGGGTTAGAAAATAGTTGGTCGTGAAAACCAACCCCCAAACTAAACTAGGGTATTTATTACGTCACCTAGGCTGACTTGTGTGAGAGATCGAACCCACACACTGTTGTACTAGGTCTGTAAAGGAAACGTCCTCTTACAGTTGAGAAAGAGTAATTTAAGTTTCAAGGACGTCGCGTTTAGTTACCCATGTtagaatcagactcctgttgcaccgTGTTCACAATATTTCTGGTTTCAGTATGAGTTGGCCCTGAGCTGCCAGATTCACAGCCAAGTCTCTGGAGGAGAGTCCAATGCCGGGGTGGCCAacactggtcctggagagccacaccCCTCTGGGTGTTCTTGTTATCTTCaaatcatcagtggctaaagaccTAAACCATAACCAGAAGACTCTCCAGGAGCAGGGCTGGCCACGCATGGTCTAGTGGATTAGCCTGGGGTCTGTCCAGAGGGGGCAGGCAGCGGACGCTAGCCGGCTGAGCAGTTCCATTCTCCTTCGTTGTAATCCAGTGATTCTTTATGAGAAAAGgcgtcattgtttttgttttaagttattgATTGAAATTGTGTTTGTCTTGGATGGGGGCACCGTGTGAGCTGCGTGTTGAAACTGGTGCAGGACGTTTGTTGTTAGAAACATTGGCTCTCATTTTTCAAGgctgtctgtgtctctgctcCCCCCTCAGGCAGGAGGCTGGCACTGGGGAGCACACGGGTTTATCTCCCATCCAGGACACTGTCTCAACTTGCTCTCCACCTCCACACTGGTACAAGTTCAAACACTGCAGCGCTCAGCCACGCAGTTATTCAGAATCTATTTATAAAGCAAACATCTAGGTCACTAGAAACTGCTTTATCTTTGAGCTGTTGTAGAGGcgtgtagctcagtggttagataaagaaagcgctgggctgcagtgtggaaggcagtgggtttgaggagctcagtggttagataaagaaagcgctgggctgcagtgtggaaggcagtgggtttgaggagctcagtggttagataaagaaagcgctgggctgcagtgggtttgaggagctcagtggttagataaagaaagcgctgggctgcagtgtggaaggcagtgggtttgaggagctcagtggttagataaagaaagcgctgggctgcagtgtggaaggcagtgggtttgaggagctcagtggttagaggagggctgcagtgtggaaggcagtgggtttgaggagctcagtggttagatagaaagcgctgggctgcagtgtggaaggcagtgggtttgaggagctcagtggttagataaagagagcgctgggctgcagtgtggaaggcagtgggtttgaggagctcagtggttagataaagaaagcgctgggctgcagtgtggaaggcagtgggtttgaggagctcagtggttagataaagaaagcgctgggctgcagtgtggaaggcagtgggtttgaggagctcagtggttagataaagaaagcgctgggctgcagtgtggaaggcagtgggtttgagttgcttAGAGAAAGCACAGATCACCTGCTTAGCTCAGCAGCAGGAGAGGAGAGGCTCCGGAGTGACGGATGTCTCTTTGTAACTGCGGTGTTTGTTGAAGGATCAGTCTCTGatccctcctccctgcctcccctCAGGCTCTGCTTTCTGTGTGAAGGATTTCCCTGAAATGCTGAAGCTGTAGCTGCAGGCTGAAAGCAGGGCAGGGAAGTGATTTATATCCCTTGCCTTGTTTACAGAGCAACTTGAGCTCCCGAGTAAAGAGATACTCTGCAAATGAGCGCTTTTGTCAGCTTAACTTTTAATCTGTAATTTTTGGAAAGATGCGTTTCCTTTGAAAAGAAAGCAAACCCGTATCCGATGATCTGGGGATCAGAAGCGGCGTTGTGTGCTTCCTGCAGACGCattaaacaacaagaagaaaaaaaaaacagcggatTGCTTTTCACACCGTCGGCTACTGTTAAAACAAAAGCACTACTGTAACATTAGCGGTGTGCCTGGAGAGAAACCTTTGAAAAGTGCACGCCATTTAACTTGTCAAGTCGCTGCAGAATGGGTTTCgtgtttcaaaagaaaattgcAGATTCCTAGCCGGCACGTGACAAACGAGAGATTGAAGGAGACGCACCCCTAGGGTGTCAAGTCACAAGTTTTTCAATCAGGTGAGGTCAACTGTCCCCATTAGATCTTTCCACCCCAATCCTAAACTGACAACTCAGCGGTGCCAGGATTCCTACCAGCAAGCTCCAGATTGCATCACTCcccctgcacttttttttttttaactagggcTCAAACTGCTCCTCAGCAAACCCGTTCCTCATCCTGGAGACATTTCTCTGTAGACCACGAGAAAGGGTTACATGTTCAGCAGCCCTGAGTTTCTGTGACCCCCATAACCCCGGGGTTGTGTTGGTGTAGTTTATTATTTCCCTGGCTGTCCTCTCTCTGTTTTTTCTCAGAGCGGAAGTGCTATTGTTCGAAGGCTCACTGCGTAGCGCCCCCCGGCACACCCCCGTCTCTGAGAGAGCTTGCAGGGCAGTGAAGTGGAAGCTTTCAAGTTGCCCTCGACGAAGAGCTGGAGTACAGCAGCTTTGATGTCCTCCTGACTTGAGGATGTGCACAGACGGGCTGCTTCAATATCTTGATCTGCTGCTTCTGCTCAATAGCAGGGCTGGAAATTCTCACTAGCCCTGCTACACCCAGTCCTGGGCTTCAGAACATGGTATTGAAATGATTAGGCGCCAGGAGTTTAACAATCAAGCCCCTGGTAAGTCTGCTGTGATCACACTTCTCCTCACAGCTCATCTGAGAGTCTCCAGGTTTAGCAATAGGAGCTGTTCAATCAGGGAGGAACAGTTTCTTTAAcatcctggctcctgatcatcaAACAAATGTACCGAATTGAAAGTAGATCACAGACCCAGGGCTTGGTGCAAGGCTAGAGCTAGTTCCATGAATTGCACGTTGTAAtcctgtgggtttttttgttttacaagttgATATTTGTCAGTATGTTATCAGTGGGAGTAAATCTTAATAACTTTGCCCTGCTGatccctagaaaaaaaaaaagtaaagcacgGTAGCTCACGCACAAGCATGGTAAGCCATGTGTAAATTGTAAGGCATCGTTAAGATAAGATCACTTGAATGTCTTCCACTGTGCGGATGAGGGTTCCTGCTGTAGTTTGCTCACCCATATTTGAGGAACGTCCTCTTGTTCAATGGCTCGTCTTTTATCAGCTGCAATGAAACGTGTTTGTATTCGGTACCTTTATAGATTGAATCAGATCTCAGCCAGTCTATAGCGGTGTCACTATCAGCCTCCACAAACCCCATCGCTGTGTGATATCTACCCAGCGAGATCTGTTTCTCTATCAGCGAAACCTGTGCTGGTTATATCgctatctgtctgcctgtgtccTCATCAGCTAGCAGCTCTACTGCTGTTTATTTTGGATGTCCCCTGTTCCGAACCCTTTGTTCAGCGGAGCGCTGTGCCTGCGTCCACCTGCCTGCGGAGCTTCCTGTGCAGATGGAGATATCGTTATCACGTCCGTTTGAGCAGAGCACGCTGTACAGAGGCGTCTTTGAGGAAATAAACCGGGCGCGCTGCGTTGCTTTTCATGGGACAGTGATTTCTGGATGAAATAGTGCAGGTTATTTCGAGAGGGTTTTGGTTAACCACTGCaaagctgtattttctttttttcatttttgatctCGGTTCTTGTGAAGTTTAGCGCTAGAGTAGCAGATTGGACTGGGGATGCTCTGAAGAGAGAGGCAGGGACCCTCAATAATCCTGGGCCCCCGTGATCAGCTGATTTTAGCAAGCAGAACCTACTTGGCTTGCTAAACCCTTagcggtccgtttattcagcgcttgtcaggcgcgtcaggccCAATtgattttcacacgcgctgtttaaaatgtttttttttttttcagagtaaaacaggtttaaaaggcactgcatagcaaaggacactcagtactgcatctccagccaagcctctccccttgttcgctgtatttttcacatacctcttcatagtcgtgcatactgataaatcctctcctgatcactcgttttatcgccAAACTACTCAAtgatgtgatccaagtcattattttattattataacatctcacaAAGCTCTGCAgaggtctgtgatattctttgggcGCTGGATggggaagcagctgtcttgtttgtgcctgtgttatctctgtggtgcaggggctatatggattgctcagatacgccccttttttcagcttctctcgactcctatcggtctcactcagccattgaaaggttttctttgcttttttccagagggaaaaaaacgactagagtcctgtgcttgacgtctttttgatggtggctgccagggtccgacatcggactggaaagggaaaattgtgatgtcggacctggttcaaGATAGGACCTCAGAGGGTTAGCTTGTTGCAACAGAAATAATTTGAATCCGGGATTAAGCGTCTAAACTAGTGATTTAAAATGGTGAAGTGCAACAATTTGTTTTTGCAACACAAAACCTTCAGCTGGTCACTGAAACCACTTAGTCTGTGAATACAATTCTTAGCTTGTTATCCGAGAAACTCTTCTGGAAGGCAGTGAGCGGTTTCAATAGCAGACTGCACTTTTAAAGCTTTTAAGAATCCATTCTGCAAAAATACAAGTGCAATGCAAATACAAATAGGCTGCAGCCAATCTGCTCCTGTCGACATGTCTGGAATGCAGCTGTGATGCTTGGATACATGGCTGCTCACCGTGTGCCAAAGCACGGCCAGAGGAATCCCCAGCACTGGGAGCGAGTGCGTCTGTGGAGGGCTTGTTTGCTTTGGCCAAGCTCTTGTGTGTTCGAGTCCCTGAATCGCTTTTCTATCTTGTTAAGAGGATTGTGTCCATTAAAGAGCCACTAAAAATGAGGTACGAATAAGCTGAGGGGCGCGTTAAAGGGAGCTTCGCATATCTAGAACGAGGAGCTCTCCAGCCTGGGAGGGATtccacttttatatattttttccactttttttcttttttaaacaacattgtCAATCTGATATCAGGCTACTTGAAGCACCCTGcacccctctttctctctctctctctcccctcccttgCTCGCTGTCTTGCATTctcttgtgctctctctctcacactctcttgctctctgtctctctgtatctctcctctctctctctctctctctctctctctccctcccttgctCGCTGTCTTGCATTctcttgtgctctctctctcacactctcttgctctctgtctctctgtatctctcctctcactctctctctgtatctctcctctctcttgcactctctctttctctctcttatgctctcactctctctctctctttctctgtgtacctctctctcctctccctctccccctctctttctctttttaaacaGCATTCAAGTGCAGTTTGAATGTTTGCATTGTAAGTTTGCAAAGCTATGCAAACGTGTTGAGTAATCGAAGGACCAGAGAGCACTGTCTGTCTCGCTCGCTTCATTTCCTGCACTTGACGGGTTTTCCTATTTAATAgctctgtttttatttgatttttttttttaaatcattttataagCACAGCACAAAGTCCACTCCAGTGGAGTAGAGCGTGATATCAATCACTTGATGTGAGAGCTTTGCTTCTTTCTCTATGGAAAAGTTTCCACTTTACAAATATCGCCACTAATCAGTGCACATTGATTTAAACGTTTTCCTTTAGAATTTATATGGCAGTCTGAAGTGCACAGAGCAACGACTGTAGCTATTGGTAGTTTTTgaagcctgtctgtgtgtttagtACGCTGAAAACAAGACGGAAAACTGCACAACTAGGGGAATCATTAGCAATTGAAAACCACAGTGGCAGCCAACGCATTTCTCTTGCCTTAGATGAGACAGAATTTGTCCTTCAGTGTTATTGTTCAATAATTATCTAAAGTGTTTAATGCAACCAGACACTGGTCtggccccccgccccccccagaAAACATTGCTCCAGCTGCTGACACCAGAGGCTACCCCCTGAAACAGATCCTGTCTCTTCTAATCCCCCTGCCCCAGTCCGGGGCAGGAAAGCCCAGCTGGCTGTCTTTGTCCCTCCCCCAGCAGTCAGGCTCAGGCCAGCGTGCAGGAACCAGTGATCAAAGCCTCTGGGATTATTGGCAAAAAGCTGATTCAAAAGAAAAGGAATGTTTCTAATtacattctctctctttctttcactGTCACTGGTGTCTCTCCCAGGGCTTCAGGCAACGCTGAATATGTGAGGGGCAGCACAGTGTGGGATCGCAGTGATATCATAGAGGAAGCCAGGCTGGGGATGAAATCCGTGCACACCCAGTTACAAGAaaatgcagtgtggaaggcagcgggttcgaggagctcagtggttagataaggaaagcgctgggctgcagtgtggaaggcagtgggtttgaggagctcagtggttagataaagaaagcgctgggctgcagtgtggaaggcagtgggtttgaggagctcagtggttagataaagaaagcgctgggctgcagtgtggaaggcagtgggtttgaggagctcagtggttagataaagaaagcgcagtgtggaaggcagtgggtttgaggagctcagtggttagataaagaaagcgctgggctgcagtgtggaaggcagctCAGTGGGtttgtggaaggcagtgggtttgaggagctcagtggttagataaagaaagcgctgggctgcagtgtggaaggcagcgggtttgaggagctcagtggttagataaagaaagcgctgggctgcagtgtggaaggcagtgggtttgaggagctcagtggttagataaagaaagcgctgggctgcagtgtggaaggcagtgggtttgaggagctcagtggttagataaagaaagcgctgggctgcagtgtggaaggcagtgggtttgaggagctcagtggttagataaagaaagcgctgggctgcagtgtggaaggcagtgggtttgaggagctcagtggttagataaagaaagcgctgggctgcagtgtggaaggcagtgggtttgaggagctcagtggttagataaagaaagcgctgggctgcagtgtggaaggcagtgggtttgaggagctcagtggttagataaagaaagcgctgggctgcagtgtggaaggcagtgggtttgaggagctcagtggttagataaagaaagcgctgggctgcagtgtggaaggcagtgggtttgaggagctcagtggctaTAGAAAGTAAGTGCTACTTACTAGATCACACTGGACTTTAAGATACCTGATTTAATTGACAAGATCTGATAATCTCTTTCTAAAGAAAGCATCTCTATTGCAGAATCTCTGACCTgttttacctctctgtgctgcaggttTGCGTGGGCGGCTCCAGACTCTCCTTGTGGAATTCCTGCCCGGATATTTGGGAGACGCAGCGATATGGGTCCCATTCCGGGGATCCTTCCAAGCTTCCTCTATCTTGCCCTCACCTCCATCATCACCTGTGCAGGTAAACTGAGAGCCGCTGCTCCACCGAGCTGCAGTCGAGGCTGTAAATCTGTGTTTAACTGATCAAACACTTCACatagcttttaaaatgtcatacaGTTACAAAGCAGACTTGATTTGATCTTTATGCTCGTTCATAGTTTACGTCTCTTAATTCCAGGGGTTTACAGTAAACCAAGttactttacattatttttttaaaccaatgtaAGGAAACCAATGCAGGATCCGGTTTGATAAGCACATTTCCGGTTTGAACGTTTAGTAAAATGCTACAGCGTTGAGGATTTGagtttcttgtttactgttgaaACATTGGCACCTTTAAGCCTTCAGCATGTTAGATGCAGTGCTTCATTAGTATTGAGAATATATGCCTTAGGAGTGGCTTTGGGAGCACTGAGGTGCAACTTTAAAAAATGGCTAGAATTGAAATTCAGTGTAGGGGTTGATTGAGTCACGGTTGATCACGTTTTCCTAAAGGGGTTCCATTTTAACTTAAGgtttcccccccccctccccccattctGTCATGAGGTGAATTTTCCATTCTGTTTAAGGAGTCTTGTTGTCCATCCTGAGCTTCATTCTGGGGTTTCAGCGCGTCGCAGAATCGTGAAAAAAACGAGAGGCCGCTGCACATCCTCAGGCGGAATATTTCAATCAGCCATTCATCAGTGTCTCTGCCTCTTCCAGATGTCCCTCTGCGCTTCCTCTCGGAGCCTGTGTCTGCAGTCCAGGTCGCCGGGGGTCAGCTGGAGCTGCGCTGTGCCGCCGAGCCCCCCTCCGCCCTCCTGTCCTGGCTCTTCGATGGGCAGCGGCTGGACGGTCAGCGGCTGGCCGGAGCGGAGGTGCGGCCGGGGTCGCTCTCAATCCTGTCCCTGCAGCCGCTCCACGGCGGGCGCTATCAGTGCGTGGCCAGCGCAGCTGAGGGAGCGATCGTCAGCAGGAGCGCCCACGTGTCCCTGGCAGGTACGGCGCGCTACcgtggtgtgggtgtgtttgcTAACAGCTAGCAATGGGAATCTGTAGTGCGTGTGGAGCAGGTCTAGAGTATTAACAATCCAGTTCAAGAACTGTATGGCTGTTTGAAGTCACataaagcaggcaggcaggcaggcagggagcatTACCCTCCTGTAGAACACTGTCTATCTGCGCAGCTCTCGTTACCCCTCCTGTAGAACACTGTCTATCTGCGCAGCTCTCGTTACCCCTCCTGCGCAGCTCTCGTTAGAACACTGTCTATCTGCGCAGCTCTCGTTACCCCTCCTGTAGAACACTGTCTATCTGCGCAGCTCTCGTTACCCCTCCTGCAGAACACTGTCTATCTGCGCAGCTCTCGTTACCCCTCCTGCAGAACACTGTCTATCTGCGCAGCTCTCGTTACCCCTCCTGCAGAACACTGTCTATCTGCGCAGCTCACGTTACCCCTCCTGCAGAACACTGTCTATCTGCGCAGCTCTCGTTACCCCTCCTGCAGAACACTGTCTATCTGCGCAGCTCTCGTTACCCCTCCTGTAGAACACTGTCTATCTGCGCAGCTCTCGTTACCCCTCCTGCAGAACACTGTCTATCTGCGCAGCTCTCGTTACCCCTCCTGCAGAACACTGTCTATCTGCGCAGCTCTCATTTTCCTTTCCCTCTGCAGCAGCTGGCTCTGTTGTTCCAGCGCTCTGCCCTGCGTCTCTGAAGGGCTGTCTGCACTGCTTCGGGTCACAGGAGGGAAGCTGCGATGTTTCAGTCAGGCACTCAGCCAGACGCTTCCCCAAGGGGTCCTTTATGAGCCTGCGGGCTTCCTGTGGAGCATGCCTGGAGCTCGTTAGAGGGAAGTGAGGCGGGCGGGAGGGAGGGAGCTGGGACACTTGTTCCAGGTCTGAATGGGTCATTCCACTCCATTCAGGAAGCGCACTCCATAAACACACAGCGCGGCCCGGCGTTGATCCGCACAGGCCCTCCAGGGGAGCTCTCTATTAGCTCTGCAGGAAAGAGAGGAAGCTCAATGTGACCACACTGACGCAGCTTCTCATCTCAAAGCAGGCTCCCGGGATTTTTAACTTTTTATAGGAAGATCTGTAATTCAGTTATCCCGATTTAAGACCAGCCAGAAACTGACATGCGGGTAAACAGTTAAAAAACTTGCAGCAGACCTCCATGCGAGTGGCTGCACTCCAGTACAGACCCGTTCAGCTAGCTGGATGGAGGCACAGGTAGGGAGGTAGCTATTAAAATAAGAATTTTCTTCTGAGTGCTTGAGAGTGTATCTAGTATCTGTTGGTCTGTGTGCAGGTCTGTCTGACTTCGGTGAGGCAGCTCGGGAGATGGTTACAGCAGAGGAAGGTGGCGCGGCGCACATTGAGTGCCATCTACCGAAGAGCAACCCCCCGGCGCTGCCGCGGTACCGGGTTCAAGGGAAGTGGCTTGAGCACTCGACAGGTAGGCTACAGCGAAGGAGAGACTGCTCACACAGAGCTGCTGTAGCTCTGTGAACCAGGCTCCTGGATCTACAGGAAAGATTTGAGAAGACGCTTCTGTACACGTTTTATTCTAGTCTTCTTTGTCCGACAGATAACTTCCTAATTCTTCCATCGGGGAACCTCCAGATCGCGTCTGTGTCCACGCAGGATCGGGGGACCTATAAGTGCGGGGCGATGAACCCTGTGACTGGCGAGACCAAAGTGGAGCCTCACGGGCACAGGCTGGCAGTCCGACGTGAGTACCCAGAGCAGGGGCGAGGGGATGACATCAGTGTGAGACATCGTGTCTCACAACGCACCCAGGCGTGCGTAAGATACATCTTGCCACACTTATTGCTTACATCTCTGACAGCAGTTAAACATTTAGAAGTCATTGTGAACGATCAGCATGTGGAAAAGGTTTGCTGTTTTAAACCCTGCCAGCCTTCCTATTCTGAAAGCTTCGTCTGTCCGCAGGCTCGGATGGCAGGACCCCAGTTCAGATCCTCTACCCCAGGACCCCCCTGCTCCTCACCGTGGTCCAGCCCGACTCTCTCACCCTGGAGTGTGTCGTCTCGGGAAGCCCCGCCCCCGCGGTGCGCTGGACAAAGGGGGGGCGGAGCCTGGCTGAGAGCGGGAGGCGGAGACTGCTCCACAGTAACCTGGTGTTGGACAGCGTGAGGGAGACTGACACGGGAAACTACCAGTGCATCGCGGAGACTGAGACGGGAGAGCTGGTGCTGGCAAACTACACAGTCAGGGTACtcggtaagagagagagagacagagagagtgagagagagcaaaCCCAGGACTTAGGAATGCACTCTGTAAAACAATGCACTGTTTAGTGACTCTATAAACACACCAGTGCATTTGACAGTGTGTAGATACCAGATACAATCCCACTCTTCAGCAGGAGTGGCCAAAgttggctcttccactcctggtcttcgTTCCAACCCTGATCTGAATTGTTTCattgaaccagttaaacctcCAACCAGACCCTGAAGTCGTTCATCATCTCATTTTACCTATTAAAGCTGGTGGAAGGGCCCTTGATTGTGCACCCTCTTATAAATCAgatctctcaccctctctctccctcagagCCAGCCTACCTGTTGCGGGGCCTCTCGGATCAGTCCCTCCCCGTGGGTTCGATGGCCCGCTTTACCTGTGCCTCCCGGGGTAACCCTGCCCCCAACGTCACCTGGTTCCACAACGCCGCCCCC contains these protein-coding regions:
- the LOC121309549 gene encoding cell adhesion molecule-related/down-regulated by oncogenes-like isoform X1, encoding MSSSRFQTLSRFAWAAPDSPCGIPARIFGRRSDMGPIPGILPSFLYLALTSIITCADVPLRFLSEPVSAVQVAGGQLELRCAAEPPSALLSWLFDGQRLDGQRLAGAEVRPGSLSILSLQPLHGGRYQCVASAAEGAIVSRSAHVSLAGLSDFGEAAREMVTAEEGGAAHIECHLPKSNPPALPRYRVQGKWLEHSTDNFLILPSGNLQIASVSTQDRGTYKCGAMNPVTGETKVEPHGHRLAVRRSDGRTPVQILYPRTPLLLTVVQPDSLTLECVVSGSPAPAVRWTKGGRSLAESGRRRLLHSNLVLDSVRETDTGNYQCIAETETGELVLANYTVRVLEPAYLLRGLSDQSLPVGSMARFTCASRGNPAPNVTWFHNAAPLHPSSRHQLSGARLRITAVTHQDQGVYQCLADNGIGSVQSAGRLIIQSGYSSRPVITSPPSNSKVPEGDFVALSCNASGSPPPLIRWYDSQGPISSHPAHLLRAQPGRAPQATARAWSADPLHFTMSRAGSSSLYIQAASLGHSGRYVCEASNELGSVQAEAFLTVGR
- the LOC121309549 gene encoding cell adhesion molecule-related/down-regulated by oncogenes-like isoform X2; its protein translation is MGPIPGILPSFLYLALTSIITCADVPLRFLSEPVSAVQVAGGQLELRCAAEPPSALLSWLFDGQRLDGQRLAGAEVRPGSLSILSLQPLHGGRYQCVASAAEGAIVSRSAHVSLAGLSDFGEAAREMVTAEEGGAAHIECHLPKSNPPALPRYRVQGKWLEHSTDNFLILPSGNLQIASVSTQDRGTYKCGAMNPVTGETKVEPHGHRLAVRRSDGRTPVQILYPRTPLLLTVVQPDSLTLECVVSGSPAPAVRWTKGGRSLAESGRRRLLHSNLVLDSVRETDTGNYQCIAETETGELVLANYTVRVLEPAYLLRGLSDQSLPVGSMARFTCASRGNPAPNVTWFHNAAPLHPSSRHQLSGARLRITAVTHQDQGVYQCLADNGIGSVQSAGRLIIQSGYSSRPVITSPPSNSKVPEGDFVALSCNASGSPPPLIRWYDSQGPISSHPAHLLRAQPGRAPQATARAWSADPLHFTMSRAGSSSLYIQAASLGHSGRYVCEASNELGSVQAEAFLTVGR